The Candidatus Woesearchaeota archaeon DNA segment TGGGATCTGCATGGCCGCGAACAAGGTGCCTGGCGCAAGGGCTACTTTGGCTTATAACAATGAATCTGCAAAAATGTCAAAAGAGCACAATAATTCCAACATACTCTGCCTGGGCGGAAGGACCATGGAGCACGATGCAGCACTTGAGATGGTCAAAATCTGGCTAACAACGCCTTACAGCAACGAGGACAGGCATAACCGAAGGCTCAGGGAGATAGCTGAGCTGGAAAAATAAGATGGATTTTACAATTGTTTTCATTCTTGCCTTATTATTTTCTGTAGGTGTTGGTGTGCCCTCAGGCTGGATAATAGCCAGGTACACGCTCAAGGAAATTCAGGACGGGAAAAAATACCTGCGCGCACTAAAATTGGTTTTGGAGCTTTCATGCCTGGGATTTTTTGTTTATTATTATTTTAACAGGGATAATGAAGTACTGACAGTTGCCTTTTCGCTGCTTTTTGTGTTTTCTATTTCTGCAGGAAGCCTGGAGTATGAAAGAAGGCATGGCACGAAGGGGAAACCCTAAAGAGAAATTTTTTATACCCTTATTGCTTGACAATGACATGCTTGAACTGCTTCCCTATCTCGGCCTTGCGCTGCTGCTTGGATTTAAGCATAGCTATGACGCTGACCATTTGATTGCAGTCTCAACATTTTTGCGAAGGTCAAAATCA contains these protein-coding regions:
- the rpiB gene encoding ribose 5-phosphate isomerase B, whose protein sequence is MVIYLGADHGGFELKEKIKRLLASMNLHFEDLGTHTPDSVDYPEYGAKVAKAVAKKKDACGIAVCGTGIGICMAANKVPGARATLAYNNESAKMSKEHNNSNILCLGGRTMEHDAALEMVKIWLTTPYSNEDRHNRRLREIAELEK